In a genomic window of Pirellulales bacterium:
- a CDS encoding DUF1559 domain-containing protein, with protein sequence MRPSCSARAFTLVELLVVMSVIGTLVSLLLPAVQSAREASRQFQCKNNLKQLALATLNHHAMQGHFPTGGWGWYWLGDADRGFGRDQPGGWMFNLLPYCEQMDLYQLAADGDPYVLTRQQRIGAAQIAESPLSHLNCPARRANVPYPLSSHAGGTQGFYNANIPKFVGRGDYAINSGHVYNEWFNDDLGQGPKSYHDAEVWTANRIWGSEQSRFLQLPGGEATMTGISFERSKIAARQVCDGLSNTYLIGERYIPQDDYETGYNPADNETWCTGFNNDNYRSTGWADKGQYSIALPLNDAVAVELKAALGRFGSAHVNQWSVAFCDGSVRSMSYDLDGLVHRDLGNRCDGNATLAK encoded by the coding sequence GCTCGTCGAGTTGCTGGTCGTCATGTCCGTCATCGGGACGCTCGTGTCGCTGCTCTTGCCTGCCGTGCAATCGGCCCGCGAGGCGTCGCGGCAATTCCAATGCAAGAACAATCTGAAGCAGCTTGCCCTGGCGACCCTCAATCACCACGCGATGCAAGGCCACTTTCCGACCGGCGGCTGGGGTTGGTACTGGCTGGGGGACGCCGATCGCGGATTTGGACGAGACCAGCCCGGCGGCTGGATGTTCAATCTGTTGCCGTACTGCGAGCAAATGGACCTGTACCAACTCGCCGCCGACGGCGATCCCTACGTGCTGACTCGCCAACAACGGATCGGCGCAGCTCAGATCGCCGAATCGCCGCTGTCGCACCTCAATTGCCCCGCGCGGCGAGCCAACGTCCCCTATCCGCTCTCCTCGCACGCCGGAGGAACGCAGGGGTTCTACAACGCGAACATTCCCAAGTTCGTCGGCCGCGGCGACTATGCGATCAATTCGGGCCACGTCTACAACGAGTGGTTCAACGACGACTTGGGACAAGGCCCCAAAAGTTACCACGATGCCGAGGTGTGGACGGCGAATCGCATCTGGGGCAGCGAGCAGTCTCGCTTCCTGCAACTCCCCGGCGGCGAAGCGACGATGACCGGGATCTCCTTCGAGCGAAGCAAGATCGCGGCGCGCCAGGTGTGCGACGGCCTGTCGAATACGTATCTCATCGGCGAGCGATATATCCCGCAGGACGACTACGAAACGGGGTACAACCCCGCCGACAACGAAACATGGTGCACGGGGTTCAACAACGACAACTACCGCAGCACGGGCTGGGCCGACAAGGGTCAGTACTCCATCGCATTGCCGCTGAACGACGCCGTCGCCGTGGAACTCAAAGCGGCGCTGGGACGTTTTGGTTCCGCCCATGTCAATCAGTGGAGCGTCGCCTTCTGCGACGGCAGCGTCCGCTCGATGTCCTACGACCTAGACGGTTTGGTCCATCGCGACCTGGGCAATCGATGCGACGGAAATGCGACGCTCGCAAAGTAG